The window ccatccttggatgatgtgtttgctcgccttctccgtatctcctccactcagactttgccatctgataacacttcagattcttctgtgttagtttctcaaactaactctcgaggaggacacagtggtaaccgaggtagaggccaatgtcttcattgcacctattgcaataagcttggccacactcgtgatcggtgttatcagttacatgggtggcctccccgcactgcccacgtggcccagtcatctgatcctcagtCGCCTCAGCCTCCCAGttcctccacatctcagggtatttccctcactgatagtgagtatgatgactatctccgctatcaggccaccaagtcagcttctgttgcccagactgGTAATGTTTTtgcttgtcttacccacacatcttctcttggaccttggattctagatttTGGCGCTTCTAatcacatatctggtaataaggatcttttctcttctattactactatctttgccttacctactgttactttagctaatggttcccaaactatggctaaaggttttggtttcgctcatcctctctcttccctacctctccattctgtcctttatgcccttgagtgtccttttaatcttatttccatcagcaaaataactcacactcttaactgttctatcactttctctgataaatttgtgaccttgcaggaccggattacggggaagacgattggcataggatgtaagtctcaaggcctctatcacctcacctcgccttcaactcctacagtttgcatttccactgatgttcccctcctcatccacagtcgcctgggccaccctagtctatccaagttccagaaaatggtccctagtttttcatctttgtcgtcgcttgcgtgtgagtcctgtcagcttgggaaacatactcgtgtctcatTCCCAAAgtgtttgaataatcgggcaaagtctcattttgaacttgtccacactgatgtttggggtccttgtcggaccgcgtctactttaggattttagtattttgtcactttcattgatgactattctcgatgtacttggttatttttaatgaaaaatcgagttgAGTTAGTCTctatttttcagaaattttatactgaaatccaaacccagttcaatatttctatttgtgtgttgcgcagtgacaatgccagagaatatttttctgcaccatttacttcatttatgtcccaacatgggatcattCATCAGTCTttttgtgctcatactcctcaacaaaatggggtagttgaacgtaagaatcgacatcttgtttaGACAGCTCAtactctccttctccatagtcatgttccttttcgtttttggggggacgctgttcttacaacatgttatttgattaatcgtatgcccttatctgtattacacgatcagattcctcattcccttcttttccctgaccaaccactttatttccttcctcctcgtgtttttggttgtacttgctttgttcatattctcactcctggacaggacaaactttctgtcaaagccacaaaatgcatcttcttgggatattccagacttcaaaagggttatcgttgttattcctctgAGACTCATTGCTATTTTCTCTCCACTgatgtcattttctttgaggactcaccgttcttctccacctctgagtctcttcctgtttctgaagtcttaccccttcccattatctccccacctgatgcagtgccttctcgcccacttcaggtttatcatcgccgtCATCGTGTCGCtgttcctccttctttggccgAGGTACCTGCTCACTCACTTCCTATCATTTCGGCTTCTcctgccccggctctgcctccttttgctgacttacccattgctcttcggaaaTGTAAATGATCTACTCGTAAttctcatcccatttacaattttttgagttaccatcgattatgttcaccctattctgcatttgtttctgctatatcttctatttttcttcccaagagcacccgtgaggctctttcccatccaggctagCGACAGacaatggtagatgaaatggctgctttacactccaatggcacttgggatcttgttgttttaccctctggtaaatctacagttggttgtTGTTGGGTTtacacagttaaggttggccctgatggtcaggttgatcgccttaaggctcacttagttgctaaaggctatactcaggtttatggttctgattatggtgacactttctctcaTGTTACCAAGATAGCTTCTgttcgtctattgctctccatggctactatgcgttcttggcctctttatcagttagatattaaaaatgttttccttcatggggatcttgctgaggaagtttatatggagcaaccacctggttttgttgcttagggggagtctggtttaatGTGCAGGTTACGTCGTTctttatatggcttgaaacaatctcctcgagcatggtttagccgttttagttctgttattcaggagtttggcatgttccgTAGCACAGTAGACCATTctgttttctatcatcataacttttcggggcagtgtatttatctggtagtttatgtggacgacatcgtcattacaggcagtgatcataATGGTATTTAGAAACTAAGacaacaccttttcacccactttcagactaaagacttggggaaactcaagtattggattgagatagctcaatccagttccggtgtggttctttccgaaggaagtatgctttagacatcttggaagaaaccggtatgtcagactgtaaaccggtagacactcctatggatccaaatgtcaaacttataccaggacagggggagcctttaggagatcctgggagatatcgacgacttgtaggtaaactgaactacctcactaTTACCCGTctagacatttcttttcctgtaagtgttgttagtcaattcctacaatcaccatgtgatagccattgggatgctatAATctgcattcttcgatatatcaaaagcacaccaggccaaggtgtgttgtacgagaacagaggtcatacccgggttgttggttacacagatgcagattgggctggctcacccacagatagacttTCCACTTtcgggtattgtgtttttattggaggtaacctaatatcctggaagagtaagaaacaagatgtagtggctaGATCTAatgctgaagccgagtatcgagctatggctctggcaacatgtgaactcatatggctgaaacatcttcttcgggagttgagatttggaaaggatgaacagatgaagctcatctgtgacaaccaagccgctttgcatattgcatccaatccagtcttccatgaaaggaccaaacacattgaagttgactgtcacttcattagagagaagatcgcatcagaatgtgtggcgactagttttgtcaattcaaatgatcaactagcagatatttttactaaatctctcagaggtcctagaattaaatacatttgtaacaagcttggtgcatataacatatatgctccagcttgaggagtgttagatagtgtacagttatttaggttatttacttttctttttccttttctttccttattgtattgtgggtcccactaacatatatatatatatacacccaagtccaatgtgtattctttacagtttttcaataacaataattaaggattctcccttttctctcttttcacaagAACCTAAAGGAGGTGCACAATATGTATTGCTGCAGTTAAGCCTCTTGGACAAGAGAACACAAAGCGTCATGCCCAACAGAAATATTTAACCAAATTATGTCTGAATTTCTTCCATGATtattcactttcttttttctttttcttctctcacaAAGAACTATCTCTAATTAAATAGTTAGTCCCTTGCTATACAAATGAACAAATTGACAAACTTAAAGATCTTCAAGAATAAATAAGGCACTATAAGTTAGAGTCCAAGAATTAAGACAATACACCAACAGAGATGTAACAAACCTCCAAGATCAAATTAATAAGATCTTAAGTAATAAGAATCAAGATATTCCAGAATCTTCAAAGGTTAATGAAGAATTATAAGACTCATACATCAATGCTATAAACATGGTCATATTTCAAAAACGGAATGTTTCTCTAACAATTGTGATTAACAATGAATTTAGCATTAAAACTATTGCCTTCGTAGATTCAGGAGTAGCTTTAAATTCTATTCAAGAAGGATTAGTCCCAACTAAGAATTCAGTCTTCCAATGTCCAGTTTAGAAGAACGCATTTCATAATTACCCAAAATCGTGGCCAAGGTAAACCTGATTTCAATAATTTCTTATTGAGCCAAGCCACTCAGACATGAGAAGAACCCACATCAAAAGGCTAACACATGCATAAAAAGCTCAGTTCACTAAATTCTCCCCCTTTACAGTCACTCTCAACAAGATTATTTGATCATTACCATAATAAAAGGGATATTTTGGCCAACCtctaatattatcaaatatagtTTTAACATACTATGAACCCCAAAACTAATGAACTGCCCTGATTTTGGTTATGCATGTTCATGGATGTATATAACACATTATCTAATTTGTTGACCAGAAGAAATCCATGGTTAGCTGACTCATATagtcatatataaataaattattcagAGGACAGCAAATTACCAGTGAGAGCAGCTAATGAGCTCATTAGCATTAGTGGATCTAACAGATCTAATTCAGCTTCTAGATTGAAGCAATCCCCACACTTCATCTATGCCATAAACACGAGCTTAACCTAGTCCTGGGACTTCTTGGGTTCCTTCTGCTGCTTGTTTGACCTCCAACCTAGATCCACATAACACATTCTATTTAGATCTATTTTAAGATAACATTCAATAATGCATAATGGTTAGGACCAAATTTgaccttaaatttaattcaaacactaatttttgttgtttgttacTGAAAAAAACCACAAATAATTGAAACACTAGAACAAAACTCAATGAGCCAAGCCCTTGAGCGTGCTCACTAGGCCATCAATATGGGAGATTCAACTGAAGTTCAACTTTTCTATGTTTTAAGTGAAGCAAGGATATGTACACATAGGCCAAATGCGATCCCGCATTTTCATATGCATTCCCACTTAATgtgtgaaaaactaattttttaaataatggagtcgccacttatttttgttttattttttaaagggaaaaaaaataagaaagaaaaaccttaaataTGACTCTTGAAAGAAAAGATAGGTCTGTGAAAATCAAGTTGGGtccaggggtcaggttacttattgggaaggtacggagAAGAACCGTAGCACTCCTCTAAGCACTAAAAGCTAGGTTTCTACTAAGTAAGTTGAAGCAATTATGGAAATTAATGGGTAAATTAGTGGATACCATGGATCAAAGTATATGTTAAAACATGCACTCTCAATAAGAAATAATCATAGAAAGTGAAGAACATACCTTTATAGTTTGTTAAGCACCttcacaaaacaaaaagattacTTCACAAGCAACAATGTCATAACATATACAATTTGCATGTGagatttaaaatattcattcttAGACACACGCAAAATGCCCTTTCAATAATAGCAAATACTAGTGTATTTGAACATgggagagagagtgagagagtgCGATGGTGAGGAGGGAGAAGATAGTGCAGCGATTCGAAGAAGAAGGAAGGAGAGCAGCTTTGCAGTGGAGTCCAAGGTATTTGAGATCGTAttaaatgaaaggaaaggaaaaccCCAAGTACTCATTGTGGAGAAAAAGCGAGGGGTTTCGTCATGGGTCCGGTTGGGACGGGAGAGTCTAGGGTTCTTCATGGAGGGCCTAATCCATTGCATTAAGGAcgagaaagaaggaaaatgggGAATGGAGTGGAAGGACAAGAGGAGATCGTACTCCCTGATGCGAGGGATAAACAGAGCGGGGTGGTTTCTTCGGCTAAGGGTTGTCGATTCGAAAATGAAGAGTTTCAGTATCTTCATTCCGAGAGGCAGAGGGGACAAAGGGGGATGGGTGACTATGGCGGAGAAACTAAATCAAATGGAAGGAGCTATTGGCAGAAAAACAAGTAAGCAAGAAGTAAGGGTCGAGGGGAAATCTGCCGTGGAGAGATCGTATGCGGAAGTAGTGAAGAGACCAAGTTGGAGAATTACAGACTCAATCAGAGTGAAGGTTAAAAGGAAGGAAACACTAGGAAGATTATGGGCAAACTCTTAGGGcttgaaaggaaaattaggGCTGGCTAGATTGGAGAAAGATAAGGTTTTGCTGGAGTTGGAAGATCTGGAAGAAGCAAGATGCGTCGTATCCTCAGGGAATCGATCGTTGGGATGGCTCCAGTTGGGGCTGGAGCAATGGAACCCTAGGATTAGCTGCTGGGTAGAGGAGGAGGTAAAAAATGAAGTCTAAGTCAAAATCGTTGGGCTTCCAATCTCGCTGTGGAGCCCGACGATTTTGAGAAGAGTGGAGGAAGAGTATAGGGTTTCGTTGCAGTCGATCATCAGATGAAGACCTTGGGGAGATTCAGTGGGCTCGAATCTTAGTTAAAACGAGAGAAGATTTTATGCCGAGTGTGTTGGAAATCAAAGTGGAGGAGAACGTCTATTTCCTATCACTCTGGTGGGAGTTCAGACCGGTGGTGAGGAAGAAACATATGGTTTGTAGTGAAGCGTCTGGACGAAAGAGTGATGAGGTTAGGGGTGATGTCGTTTCACGCCTGGGGCTACGCGTGGAGGAAGAGTTGGTAAGCACGAGGCTCAAGACGCTAAACCTATCAGTTGAAGTGAAGGGTGCGCAGGAGAGTGGGTCAGGCCAGGAGATGGTAAACCGGGCCCAAGGTCCGACGATTCGGGACTGGGCCTCCACCGATGCGCTGGTGTCTGGGTCGACTACATCAGGCCCAATCGTGGGCCCTAAAGATGCGATGAGGGCTGGTGGGCCTGTCTTGCTTAATAGATCTTTGGGCTCAAAGTTAAAAGAAGTGGCGACTGGTGATGATGGATCAGAAGCAGGCCCATCATTTAGGAGGTGGGCTGTAGAAATGGATTGCCAAAAGCTGATTGGGCTTGAAGGTATGGAAAGGGCCGACCCAGTCACATTAATAACCCAAGCCTTAAGCAAAGGCCCTCAGGAGAAGGCCTGCCTTCTGGATTGCAATATTTCTAGAAGAGTGAACTTTTCAGAGACGGAGCCCTTTGTTGCCTGGGAAACAGAGGATTTCAGGAAACAGCAAACGAATGTTAGCTACTCAGCGACAGACCGGGCTCTTGAAGAGGAAGCTCTAAGGTATGGGTCGGTTTTCTACTCTCGGGGAAAAAGGGCTTTGGGGGCTTCTCatcttaattctttttattttgatcgGGCTCCGGATGGGGAGTTTTACGATCATTTTAGGGTTATAGAGGAGGAATTCCAAGTTGAGAACACAACGTGGTTAACAGTGGATGAGGGGTCCAATGAGAATGACAATGGCTGCTGGGACTTGGGAGAAGCTAATAGAATCAATGATAAAGTCAGGGGTACGAAGGGGGATTTTGGCACGCCTGAGACTCAAGCTATGAGAAATGAGAATgaggaaaaatgggaagaaagtAGTTTGGCAAAATTCAGCCACTTTTTGGGATTCTCGACGGAGGGATTGGAAAAGGAAATCCTGAGCTTTTTGTTTAAAATCagaaagagaaaggagaagatACATAGCAAGGAGCTACTGGAGaagtcaaaatttgaaagggagttCAAGAGGTTAGAGTGTTCTGTAAACTATGAGGAGGGGAATAAGCAGAAAGGCCCATCACAGGGCAAAGGGAATCAAATCGTAGTTGCCCAATGAAGCTAAAAGTCctgagttggaatgtgaggggagcaaTGATAGctccaaaaggaaaattattaagtCTTTTATAAGGAACCAGAGTGTGGATTTACTTTGTATCtaggagacaaaaattcaaccTATGTCGGAGAATGTTGTGAGAAGTTTAGGCTTTGGGAGATTTTTAGATTAGAGAGCTCTGGATGCGAATGGGGCTGCGGGAGGTATTCTGATTTGCTGGGACAAGAGGTCTCTGGACATTCTAGATTGGGAGGAAGGCCATTTCACCCTATCCTACAGATTTAGGAATGTAGAAAATGGGGTTGTTTGAGTGTTCGCGGGAGTTTATGGTCCATTCACCAAAGTGGAAAGGGATGGTCTGTGGGAAGAATTTGGGGTGATTAAAGGCCTTTGGGAAGACCCTGGTGCCTAGGAGTGGATTTTAACATCACCCTCCTCCAAAGTGAAAGGAGCAGTTAGAGGAAAATAAATTCAACGATGAGGAGATTTGCTGAGATTGTTGATAAACTAAGGCTGGTGGATCTTCCTTTACAGGGGAGAGAGTTCACTTGGAATGGGGGCCTCAATAACCAGTCATGGGCTAGACTAGACAGATTTCTTGTGTCCCCTATCTGGTTAGACCAATTTAGGGGAGTTTTCCAAAGCAGGCTGCCTCGCCCGGTTTCTGATCACTTCCCAGTCCTTCTAGTGGGGGGTGGGATAAGAAGAGGTCTTTCTCCTTTTAGGttcgaaaacatgtggcttaaggTTGAGGGATTCAAAGACCTTATTCGAAGCTGGTGGCGGGGGATTGAGGTAAGGGGCAGTGCTAGCTTTAGATTGGCtgttaaaatgaaggaaatcAAACAAAAGTTGAAAGTATGGAATAAAGAGGTGTTTAGGAGGTTGGACTGTAACAAATCTTCAGCCCTGCAGCAAGTGGATTTCTGGGACCGGGTGGAAAGCGAGAGAAACCTGAATGTGGAGAAAAGAGAgttaaaaaaagaagcaaaagaaagtTATAAAAAGTGGGTGCTTCTAGaggaaattcattggagacgACTTTCAAGGGAGATCGGGCTAAGGGAGGAGGACAAAAACACGAGCTTTTTCCATCGTATGGCAAGTGCCTATCGTAGAAACAACTCCCTGGACATAGTTAAGATTAATGGGGAGTGGCTTTCAGAGGAGCAGAAAGTGAGAAAAGGAATTGCTAATGCTTTCCAGCAGCTGCTCTCAAAAGATACGGGATGGAAGGCGGATATTGGGAGGCTTCAGCTTGATCAAATTAGTCAGCAAGAAGTGGAGAACCTAGAGATTCCTTTTTCAGAGACTGAGGTACATTCGGCTTTGATGGAGATGAACAGGGACAAAGCCCCTGGTCCGGATGGCTTTACtgtggccttttggcaaagcTGTTGGGACTTTATTAAGACCTATCAGCATTTTGGGAGGgctttataaattgttggaTAAAGTGCTAGCTAACAGGCTTAAGAAAGTGGTAGGAAAGGTGGTTTCCACTGTCCAGAATGCCTTTGTGACTGGAAGACAAATTCTTAATGcatccttaattgcaaatgaggtgatagactcgtgggagaaaagaaaagagaaagggcttatctgcaaattggacattgagaaagcTTATGATAACATCAACTGGAAGTTTTTGTTGAAGGTCATGCAAAAAATGGGCTCTGGTTCTAAATGGTtggggtggatgtggagttgcTTGTCTTTAGCCAAATTCTCAGTTCTAGTTAATGGGGTTTCAACTGACTTTTTCCCAAGCACTAAGAGGcttagacaaggagatcccctaTTTCCCTacctctttgttatgggaatggaagtgctgAATGTTCTCATTAGGAGAGCTGTGGAGGGGGGATTCTTATCAGGGTGTAGCATTAAGGGTGGTAGTAGATCCACTTTGAACATCTCCCATTTATTCGTTGCTGATGACACAATTGTGTTCTGTGAGGCAAGCAAAGAGCACCTAACTCACTTAAGTTGGATTCTCCTCTAGTTTGAAGCTACTTCAGGTCTAAAGATTAACTTAGCCAAAAGTGAAATTATCCCAATTGGTGAGGTGGATGAGATTGAAGAGTTGGCAGTAGAGTTAGGCTGCAGGGTGGGATCCTTGCCCTCTCAGTATTTGGTCTTCCTCTAGGGGCTCCTAGTAGGGCTCcttctatgtgggatggggtggaagag is drawn from Vitis riparia cultivar Riparia Gloire de Montpellier isolate 1030 chromosome 18, EGFV_Vit.rip_1.0, whole genome shotgun sequence and contains these coding sequences:
- the LOC117905870 gene encoding uncharacterized protein LOC117905870; the encoded protein is MRRFAEIVDKLRLVDLPLQGREFTWNGGLNNQSWARLDRFLVSPIWLDQFRGVFQSRLPRPVSDHFPVLLVGGGIRRGLSPFRFENMWLKVEGFKDLIRSWWRGIEVRGSASFRLAVKMKEIKQKLKVWNKEVFRRLDCNKSSALQQVDFWDRVESERNLNVEKRELKKEAKESYKKWVLLEEIHWRRLSREIGLREEDKNTSFFHRMASAYRRNNSLDIVKINGEWLSEEQKVRKGIANAFQQLLSKDTGWKADIGRLQLDQISQQEVENLEIPFSETEVHSALMEMNRDKAPGPDGFTVAFWQSCWDFIKTYQHFGRAL